The genome window CCGGCGCAGGGCGCGCACCGCGGCGGTGTCTGGCATCCGGACCGCCGGTAGGCTTTTGAAAGCCACCTGAAACTCTGGCGTATGAAGCTGGCGCATTTGCCAAGCGGCATTCAACTGACTGATAACTTGGGCATCAGCTTGCGTCTGGGCCCGGCACGGCGGCGTTGGTTGCGAGCGGAGTGTAACCAACATAATGGTCGGCAAAACGATAACCTTAGCATCGGGGTAGCCCAGGGGTCTGATGGCCGCCATGCAAACTGTTTCTTTGCGGCGGTTTAGCTCAGCCACGAAATCTGTCGTGGATGTGCCGGCCGGCAAGCCCCATATCTCAACTTCCTCTGGCTTTATTTGCCCAACGGCGCGGGTAGTACACGCGACAATACAACACAGTAACAGTACAACATGACGTTTCATAGTCTTTATCTATCTAATCTACCTATTTGAAAAACAGCTTCCTACCTCTTCTATCCACCGCCCGGCAGCAATATATTCCTTTCCTGCGTTAAACCTGCCGGCGCCTACTGCCTCTAACCTAGCAACTACCCCGCCCTAACCCGCTCCCCTGCGCCCCTTGGAAGACCAGGAGATACTACTCAAGTTTCGTGACCCGGCCTCCCGCAACGTGGCCTTTAACCAGCTGGTGCGCAAGTATCAGCAAAAGGTGTACTGGCACGTGCGCAAGATGGTAGTCGACCATGATGATGCCGATGATTTAACCCAGGATGTATTCATCAAAGTGTGGAACCACCTGGAGAATTTCCGACAGGACGCCTCGCTCTATACCTGGATTTACCGCATTGCAACCAATGAGTGCCTTAGCTGGCTGCAAAGCAAACGCCGCCGGTTTTTCCTGCCCCTCCACGACGTAGGCGCCGAGCTAACCGCCAAGCTGGAGGCCGATGAGAGCCTGGCCGGCGACGAAGTGGAGCGCAGGCTCCAGAAAGCCATTCTGCGCCTACCCGACAAACAGCGGCTGGTGTTTAACCTGCGCTACTACGATGAAATGCCCTACGAGCAGATGGCCGAGGTAACTGGCACATCCGTAGGCGCCCTGAAGGCCTCGTACCACCACGCGGCCAAGAAAATTGAGCAGTACGTTAACCAGCAGTCACCTAACGATTAAACCCGCTGCCCCCCGGGGCCTCTAACCGATATGAACACTCCTTTTCGTCTGGACGAACACCGGCGCCGGCCCCAGCCCCCGCTTTCGGCGCCCCCGGACCGCTACTTTGAGCAACTGCCGCTACGGGTGATGCAGCGCGTGCAAGCGGCCGATCCGGCGGGCCCGCTTGCCTGGGGCTGGCTGGCCGC of Hymenobacter sublimis contains these proteins:
- a CDS encoding RNA polymerase sigma factor, giving the protein MEDQEILLKFRDPASRNVAFNQLVRKYQQKVYWHVRKMVVDHDDADDLTQDVFIKVWNHLENFRQDASLYTWIYRIATNECLSWLQSKRRRFFLPLHDVGAELTAKLEADESLAGDEVERRLQKAILRLPDKQRLVFNLRYYDEMPYEQMAEVTGTSVGALKASYHHAAKKIEQYVNQQSPND